A genomic window from Fibrobacterota bacterium includes:
- a CDS encoding glucuronoxylanase XynC — protein sequence MNPARFDRLFAIPLLAGGLAFGQTASIDFTALQQEIDGFGAASVGGGLMNTKELDAAFLNNTQNQIGLSIDRVEVTAWGTESWEVERKNAQGAKARGAKYVFASIWSGPASMKTNNNVAQGSLKESSYADYAAYLKSFREFMGPSLDIISIQNEPNVKVDYISCDWTPTQLYNFTKNHAAAIGGDVMMPETFNFDVAYSDPVLNDPVAAKNITHIGVHLYGAQMKTYTNAVNKGKKIWMTEHFYNGDDIGTVLTGAKEIMDCLNNRMNAYVWWYLRVPSCNLIDSNGVLNRKGYMMGQFAKYVRPGSYRATATYSPQAGVTVMAFAGTKNVIIAINQNTSTKSQSFSITKGTFATPKRYTTSNTKRLADDGTVAVNNGAFTTSLDAQSITTFVPEGTSGITPAAKTPKGVASSGLQIRAQGGRLFLADSRGRAILSTDR from the coding sequence ATGAACCCCGCAAGATTCGATCGCCTCTTCGCCATTCCCCTCCTGGCGGGCGGCTTGGCGTTTGGCCAAACAGCAAGTATCGACTTCACCGCTCTCCAACAGGAGATCGACGGGTTCGGAGCAGCCTCTGTGGGTGGCGGTCTGATGAACACCAAGGAACTGGATGCGGCGTTTCTAAACAACACCCAAAACCAGATAGGGCTTTCCATCGATCGGGTGGAGGTCACCGCCTGGGGCACCGAGTCCTGGGAAGTGGAACGCAAGAACGCGCAGGGTGCGAAGGCGCGCGGCGCCAAGTACGTCTTCGCGAGCATCTGGTCGGGTCCTGCCTCGATGAAGACCAACAACAACGTCGCGCAGGGCTCCCTCAAGGAAAGCTCCTACGCCGATTACGCGGCCTATCTGAAATCCTTCCGCGAATTCATGGGACCCTCCCTGGACATCATCTCCATCCAGAACGAACCCAACGTCAAGGTGGATTACATCTCGTGCGACTGGACCCCCACCCAGCTGTACAACTTCACGAAAAACCACGCGGCGGCCATCGGTGGCGACGTGATGATGCCGGAGACCTTCAACTTCGACGTCGCCTACTCCGATCCGGTCCTCAATGACCCTGTGGCCGCCAAGAACATCACCCACATCGGCGTGCATCTGTACGGCGCCCAGATGAAGACCTACACCAACGCCGTGAACAAAGGCAAGAAGATCTGGATGACCGAACACTTCTACAACGGGGACGACATCGGCACCGTTCTGACCGGGGCCAAGGAGATCATGGATTGCCTGAACAACCGGATGAACGCCTACGTCTGGTGGTATCTGCGCGTTCCCAGCTGCAACCTGATCGATTCCAACGGGGTCCTCAACCGCAAGGGCTACATGATGGGACAGTTCGCCAAGTACGTCCGACCGGGATCATACCGGGCGACGGCCACCTACTCCCCCCAAGCCGGCGTGACGGTCATGGCCTTCGCCGGGACAAAAAACGTCATCATCGCGATCAACCAGAACACGTCCACCAAGAGCCAGTCCTTCAGCATCACAAAGGGAACGTTCGCCACCCCCAAGCGGTACACGACCTCCAACACCAAACGTCTGGCCGACGACGGCACCGTCGCGGTGAACAACGGCGCGTTCACCACCAGCCTGGATGCGCAGAGCATCACGACCTTCGTCCCCGAAGGCACCTCGGGGATCACCCCCGCGGCCAAGACACCCAAGGGGGTCGCGAGCTCAGGCTTGCAGATCCGCGCGCAGGGTGGCCGCCTGTTCCTTGCCGATTCCCGGGGCCGAGCGATCCTTTCGACCGATCGCTGA
- a CDS encoding DUF4981 domain-containing protein, with amino-acid sequence MHSEYQTNRHFLSQTRLGKFACVAVGVLLCSTQAFPQYTEWDATPKVFGVNVLKAHSTSMPYSTLEQAKAGSRRTSPWYQSLAGTWKFFHVDKPASRNTTFFQDAYDVSAWKDIAVPGSWQQQGYDRPIYTNVTYPWSGGDNIQPPAAPKNFNPVGHYRREFTVPATWDGRRIRLHFEGVESAYYVWVNGKYVGYSENSFTGHEFDVTDKLRPGANNISVQVFRWCDGSWMEDQDFIRLSGIHRDVFLFATPKTHIQDFQINADLATNYKDGDLKTSVWVQNTATSAAAGYTLDMMLFDAAGKQVGTTTSQPVASVPGAGGESKVSFQVPVTAPALWSGEKPNLHTLVLALKDAAGTVVQYESNKIGFRKVELKKDAAGMTRYYINNQPIKFRGVNRHEIDPDLGHVMTDKRMEEDVLLMKRLNINALRMSHYPNDTRMYDLCDKYGIYVIDEANLETHGAWDKVPKSSEDWRAASVERMSSMIQRDKNHPCVVMWSLGNEAGNGNVFTSMRDYAHTADPTKPVHYEGDWANADVNSWMYYGHDAVRTYNNNAKPIMLCEFEHAMGNSVGDMQEYIDAFYANPRSFGGFIWDFIDQGLRRGNTKFFNYGGLWGDRPNDDNFCANGIVNADRVPDPEAYEVKHQFASIVVRGVDVAKGAVSIENRFNFSNVNEYEAVWELKEEGKTIQSGILPSASLDIAPLTTKNVTIPFTTPALRAGHVYHLDLDFRLKGDASWATAGHSVAHGQFEVNFGAPRPPKINLTKLPKLTVTQANGMVNLSGDGFTAVFDTKKGTLTGYTLGTTQVIKEGPIPNFWRAPTDNDRGYNMAGQSGKWQNAGRDRIVSKSTVTTVSESETRIDLNLNVPAGTSTMVMSWTFYGTGDIVVDYTLSPDGTAGAIPTVGTQMAIPGGFETLRWFGRGPHENYIGRNRGSYVGHYSRPVDSTITLYTEISETGQRTDVRWASLTNAAGLGLLAVGSPNMEINAQHHTPAQLTSTRYPWDLTRQSDITFRIDFRQMGVGGVNSWGAKPLDAYMNFANKTYKHSFRLSPIKTANLDLEFMARQGFKNLATSDSVVDYQAPLATRAPAAMAGRSLVEVVGFGWMEIPANFQARSVEVLDLSGRILSSSQVVDGRCDLSRTGAGLRVLRFKSQTGSWSKVAAAAK; translated from the coding sequence ATGCATTCTGAATATCAAACAAACAGACATTTTCTGTCGCAGACGAGGCTCGGCAAGTTCGCCTGCGTGGCGGTCGGAGTCCTGCTGTGCTCCACACAGGCGTTCCCCCAATACACCGAATGGGACGCCACCCCGAAGGTCTTCGGGGTGAACGTCCTGAAGGCGCACTCGACCTCGATGCCCTACAGCACCCTCGAGCAGGCCAAGGCGGGCAGCCGCCGCACGTCCCCCTGGTACCAGAGCCTTGCCGGCACTTGGAAGTTCTTCCATGTGGATAAGCCCGCCAGCCGCAACACCACTTTCTTCCAGGACGCCTACGACGTGAGCGCATGGAAGGACATCGCGGTTCCCGGTTCCTGGCAGCAACAGGGATACGATCGTCCCATCTACACCAACGTGACTTATCCCTGGTCGGGAGGCGACAACATCCAGCCTCCCGCCGCCCCCAAGAACTTCAATCCGGTGGGCCATTACCGCCGCGAGTTCACCGTCCCCGCCACCTGGGACGGACGCCGCATCCGCCTGCACTTCGAGGGCGTGGAATCCGCCTACTACGTGTGGGTCAACGGCAAATACGTGGGCTACAGCGAAAACTCCTTCACCGGCCACGAGTTCGACGTGACGGACAAATTGCGTCCCGGCGCCAACAACATCTCCGTGCAGGTGTTCCGCTGGTGCGATGGGTCGTGGATGGAAGATCAGGACTTCATCCGCCTATCCGGCATCCACCGCGACGTGTTCCTGTTCGCCACCCCCAAGACCCACATCCAGGATTTCCAGATCAACGCCGACTTGGCCACCAACTACAAGGACGGCGATCTGAAGACCTCCGTGTGGGTGCAGAACACCGCCACCTCCGCCGCCGCCGGCTACACGCTGGACATGATGCTGTTCGACGCGGCCGGCAAGCAGGTGGGCACCACCACCTCCCAACCCGTCGCCTCTGTACCCGGCGCTGGAGGGGAGTCGAAGGTCTCCTTCCAGGTGCCCGTGACCGCCCCGGCGCTGTGGTCGGGCGAAAAGCCCAACCTGCACACCCTGGTCCTGGCCCTCAAGGACGCCGCCGGTACCGTGGTGCAGTACGAGAGCAACAAGATCGGCTTCCGCAAGGTGGAGCTCAAGAAGGATGCGGCGGGGATGACCCGCTACTACATCAACAACCAGCCCATCAAGTTCCGCGGCGTCAACCGCCACGAGATCGATCCCGACCTGGGACACGTGATGACCGACAAGCGCATGGAAGAGGACGTGCTTCTCATGAAGCGCCTCAACATCAACGCCTTGCGGATGTCGCACTATCCCAACGACACGCGCATGTACGACCTGTGCGACAAATACGGCATCTACGTGATCGACGAGGCGAACCTCGAGACCCACGGCGCCTGGGACAAGGTCCCCAAGAGTAGCGAAGACTGGCGCGCCGCCTCGGTGGAACGGATGTCCTCCATGATCCAGCGCGACAAGAACCACCCTTGCGTGGTGATGTGGTCGCTGGGCAACGAGGCCGGCAACGGCAACGTCTTCACTTCCATGCGCGACTACGCCCACACGGCCGACCCGACCAAGCCAGTCCACTACGAAGGCGATTGGGCCAATGCCGACGTCAACAGTTGGATGTACTACGGCCACGACGCCGTGCGCACCTACAACAACAACGCCAAGCCCATCATGCTCTGCGAGTTCGAGCACGCGATGGGCAACAGCGTGGGCGACATGCAGGAATACATCGACGCCTTCTACGCCAACCCCCGGTCGTTCGGCGGCTTCATCTGGGACTTCATCGACCAGGGCCTGCGCCGCGGGAACACCAAGTTCTTCAACTACGGCGGCCTCTGGGGAGATCGCCCCAACGATGACAATTTCTGCGCCAACGGCATCGTCAACGCCGACCGCGTTCCCGATCCCGAAGCCTACGAGGTCAAGCACCAGTTCGCGAGCATCGTGGTCCGCGGTGTCGACGTCGCCAAGGGCGCAGTCTCCATCGAGAACCGCTTCAACTTCTCGAACGTGAACGAATACGAAGCCGTCTGGGAACTCAAGGAAGAAGGCAAGACCATCCAGTCCGGAATCCTTCCCTCGGCATCCCTGGACATCGCCCCCCTGACCACCAAGAACGTCACGATCCCCTTCACGACCCCGGCGTTGCGTGCCGGGCACGTCTACCACCTCGACCTCGACTTCCGCCTGAAGGGCGACGCCTCGTGGGCCACGGCCGGCCACAGCGTCGCGCACGGCCAATTCGAGGTGAACTTCGGAGCTCCACGCCCTCCCAAGATCAACCTGACCAAGCTGCCCAAGCTCACCGTCACCCAAGCCAACGGCATGGTCAACCTTTCCGGCGACGGCTTCACCGCCGTGTTCGACACCAAGAAGGGAACGCTCACCGGCTACACGCTGGGAACCACCCAGGTGATCAAGGAAGGCCCGATTCCCAACTTCTGGCGGGCCCCCACGGACAACGATCGCGGCTACAACATGGCCGGACAGAGCGGCAAGTGGCAGAACGCCGGGCGCGACCGCATCGTGAGCAAATCCACCGTGACCACGGTCTCCGAATCGGAGACGCGCATCGACCTCAACCTGAACGTCCCCGCGGGCACTTCCACGATGGTCATGTCCTGGACCTTCTACGGCACCGGCGACATCGTGGTCGACTACACCCTGTCTCCGGACGGCACCGCGGGTGCGATCCCGACGGTGGGCACCCAGATGGCCATTCCCGGGGGCTTCGAGACCTTGCGCTGGTTCGGTCGCGGGCCCCACGAGAACTACATCGGTCGCAATCGCGGCAGCTACGTCGGGCACTATTCGCGTCCGGTCGACTCCACGATCACTCTCTACACCGAAATCAGCGAGACCGGGCAGCGCACCGACGTCCGCTGGGCCTCCCTCACCAACGCGGCAGGCCTCGGCCTTCTGGCAGTGGGGTCGCCGAACATGGAGATCAACGCCCAGCACCACACGCCGGCACAGCTCACCTCCACGCGCTATCCCTGGGATCTCACGCGACAAAGCGACATCACCTTCCGCATCGACTTCCGGCAGATGGGCGTAGGCGGCGTCAACAGCTGGGGAGCCAAGCCCCTCGACGCCTACATGAACTTCGCCAACAAGACCTACAAGCACAGCTTCCGCCTCTCGCCGATCAAGACCGCCAACCTGGACCTGGAATTCATGGCCCGCCAAGGGTTCAAGAACCTCGCCACCTCCGACAGCGTGGTGGATTACCAGGCGCCGTTGGCCACGCGCGCACCGGCCGCCATGGCTGGCCGCAGCCTGGTGGAAGTGGTCGGGTTCGGGTGGATGGAAATCCCCGCGAACTTCCAGGCCCGCTCCGTCGAGGTCCTGGACCTGTCGGGACGGATTCTGTCTTCAAGCCAGGTGGTGGACGGACGCTGCGACCTGTCCCGGACAGGTGCCGGCTTGCGCGTGCTGCGTTTCAAGAGCCAGACCGGCTCCTGGTCCAAGGTGGCGGCAGCGGCCAAGTGA
- a CDS encoding family 43 glycosylhydrolase, producing the protein MKINTKTLAILLLSSTFAVADNPIVQTYFTPDPAPMVWKDTVFVYTGHDEDVTVSNFFTMNDWRVYSTTDMVNWRDRGSPLSHKTFSWSGGKAWAAQCIPRNGKFYWYVTAGIGTGSQPAIGVAVSDNPTGPFKDPLGKPLASKSWDDIDPTVFIDTDGQAYLFWGNPKLYWVKLNENMTSYSGSINVTNMTTAQFGTRPGGTDRPTTYEEGPWFFRRGNLYYMVYAAGPLPEPIGYSTSSSPTGPWTYRGEIMSGANTGSFTNHSGIVEFKGKGYFFYHTGKLPGGGGYKRSTAVEQFSFNADGTIPKIAMTTQGPSPIKNLDPYIRQEGETMAFSSGLKTQGNDQSGVYVSSISNNDYIKIRSVDFNTNGGAKTFTASVGATNAGGSIELHLGSQSGKLIGTLPITATGGMTSWKSLTTSITGATGVNDLFLVFKGGSGDLFTLDWWKFEPAVVSVNSSPLSRRRISDLVDVHSATGAKVRTQVARDHALDGLKTGIYLMDNKKFVITSR; encoded by the coding sequence ATGAAGATCAACACGAAAACATTGGCGATTCTACTGCTCTCCTCGACGTTCGCGGTGGCGGACAATCCCATCGTCCAGACCTACTTCACGCCGGATCCAGCCCCCATGGTCTGGAAGGACACCGTGTTCGTGTACACCGGCCACGACGAAGACGTGACCGTGAGCAACTTCTTCACCATGAACGATTGGCGGGTGTATTCCACCACCGACATGGTCAATTGGCGAGATCGTGGTTCACCCTTGAGCCACAAGACTTTTTCATGGTCCGGCGGCAAGGCCTGGGCGGCACAATGCATCCCGCGCAATGGAAAATTCTACTGGTACGTCACCGCCGGAATCGGAACCGGAAGCCAGCCAGCCATTGGCGTGGCCGTGTCCGACAACCCCACAGGCCCCTTCAAGGATCCCCTGGGCAAGCCTTTGGCCTCCAAGTCCTGGGACGACATCGACCCCACTGTGTTCATCGACACCGACGGCCAAGCCTATCTGTTCTGGGGCAATCCCAAGCTCTACTGGGTGAAGCTCAACGAGAACATGACAAGCTACTCCGGCTCCATCAATGTCACCAACATGACCACCGCCCAGTTCGGCACTCGGCCAGGCGGCACCGACCGCCCCACCACGTACGAGGAAGGCCCATGGTTCTTCCGTCGTGGCAATCTCTATTACATGGTGTACGCGGCAGGACCTCTGCCCGAGCCCATCGGCTACTCCACATCAAGCTCCCCCACCGGCCCGTGGACCTACCGCGGCGAGATCATGTCGGGCGCGAACACGGGTAGCTTCACCAACCACTCCGGCATCGTCGAGTTCAAGGGCAAGGGGTATTTCTTCTACCACACCGGCAAGCTCCCGGGCGGCGGCGGCTACAAGCGTTCCACCGCTGTGGAACAGTTCAGCTTCAACGCCGATGGCACGATCCCCAAGATCGCCATGACCACCCAAGGCCCCTCCCCGATCAAGAACCTGGATCCGTACATCCGGCAGGAAGGCGAAACCATGGCCTTCTCCAGCGGCTTGAAGACCCAAGGGAACGACCAGTCGGGCGTGTACGTGAGTTCCATCTCCAACAACGACTACATCAAGATCCGCTCGGTGGACTTCAACACCAACGGCGGCGCGAAGACCTTCACGGCCAGCGTGGGTGCGACCAACGCCGGCGGGTCCATCGAACTGCATCTGGGATCGCAATCCGGAAAGTTGATCGGCACCCTGCCCATCACCGCCACCGGTGGAATGACCAGTTGGAAAAGCTTGACCACATCCATCACCGGAGCCACGGGCGTCAACGACCTGTTCCTGGTCTTCAAGGGTGGGTCCGGCGATCTGTTCACCCTGGACTGGTGGAAGTTCGAACCCGCTGTGGTCTCCGTGAATTCCTCGCCGCTTTCCCGGCGCCGGATCTCCGATCTCGTGGACGTCCACAGCGCCACCGGAGCCAAGGTCCGCACCCAGGTCGCCAGAGACCATGCGCTGGATGGACTCAAGACCGGCATCTACCTGATGGACAACAAGAAGTTCGTCATCACTTCCCGCTGA
- a CDS encoding alpha-galactosidase has product MNLLRSASSKVVALVGLVAATGIAQTPKKPLMGWSSWNLYYEDITEAKIKKQADAIVSSGLAAAGYDHINIDDGFFDGRNADGSLRINATRFPNGFKPVVDYIHSKGLKAGFYSDAGANMCAQMYGTETGGKGTGLYQHEEQDLNIAFKTWGFDYIKVDYCGGRQTGMDEQTRYTSIANAIKATGRTDIVYNICRWQFPGGWVATLGNSWRIADDIGPSWSHVTRILDTNRFLSGFSNPGHYNDMDMLEVGNGGWSDNEYKAHFALWSIHSSPMVLGNDMSNMKASVLSILTNKEVLALNQDTFGIQANRLNDDGAGGEVFAKRLGGWAGTERGVVVFNRSAATRTITVNFKDLDLEGSVTVRDLWAAKDLGSFEGSYPVSVPSHGAAALKISGGTSRLQETFEAEYAWMNNFKWTKSLQIQANQAKPTADAACSRGAKVGSLGKLAANYLEFNKVYAPQAGTYRVTVIYLSGEARSATVSVNGKDSLLNGMNSGSFTKRDSVTFPVVLKKGLNTIRFSNATAFMPDFDAIRVNVNSGIAATDPSTLQAFWSREVRLEPHGPSELRVSTDASILGVSVLDLSGKVRWLGDSRVIQTGSLQAGTYLAKIRTAQGEQVKTFTKL; this is encoded by the coding sequence ATGAATCTCCTTCGATCCGCAAGTAGCAAGGTGGTCGCCCTGGTCGGCTTGGTCGCCGCCACCGGCATCGCCCAGACGCCCAAGAAGCCCTTGATGGGATGGTCCAGCTGGAACCTCTACTACGAGGACATCACCGAGGCGAAGATCAAGAAGCAGGCCGACGCCATCGTCAGTTCGGGACTGGCCGCGGCAGGCTACGACCACATCAACATCGACGACGGGTTCTTCGATGGACGCAACGCCGACGGCTCGCTTCGGATCAACGCCACGCGCTTCCCCAACGGGTTCAAGCCGGTGGTCGACTACATCCATTCGAAGGGTCTGAAGGCGGGATTCTATTCGGATGCCGGCGCCAACATGTGCGCCCAGATGTACGGCACCGAGACCGGCGGCAAGGGAACCGGGCTGTACCAGCACGAGGAACAGGACTTGAACATCGCCTTCAAGACCTGGGGCTTCGACTACATCAAGGTGGACTACTGCGGCGGCCGCCAGACCGGCATGGACGAGCAGACCCGCTACACCTCCATCGCCAACGCCATCAAGGCCACCGGCCGCACGGACATCGTCTACAACATCTGCCGCTGGCAGTTCCCGGGCGGCTGGGTCGCCACCCTGGGCAATTCCTGGCGCATCGCCGACGACATCGGACCTTCGTGGTCGCACGTGACCCGCATCCTGGACACCAACCGGTTTCTGTCTGGATTCTCGAACCCGGGCCACTACAACGACATGGACATGCTGGAGGTCGGCAACGGCGGATGGAGCGACAACGAGTACAAGGCCCATTTCGCGCTGTGGAGCATCCACTCCTCCCCCATGGTGCTGGGCAACGACATGTCCAACATGAAAGCCAGCGTGTTGTCCATCCTGACCAACAAGGAAGTGCTGGCCTTGAACCAGGACACCTTCGGGATCCAGGCCAATCGACTCAATGACGACGGCGCGGGAGGCGAGGTGTTCGCCAAGCGTCTGGGCGGCTGGGCGGGGACCGAACGCGGAGTGGTCGTGTTCAATCGTTCGGCGGCCACCAGGACAATTACCGTCAATTTCAAGGACCTCGATCTGGAAGGCTCCGTGACGGTTCGCGACCTGTGGGCGGCCAAGGACCTGGGCTCCTTCGAGGGGTCTTATCCGGTGTCGGTTCCCTCGCATGGAGCCGCGGCCTTGAAGATCTCGGGCGGAACTTCGCGCCTCCAGGAAACCTTCGAAGCCGAATACGCCTGGATGAACAACTTCAAGTGGACCAAGAGCCTCCAGATCCAGGCCAACCAGGCCAAGCCCACCGCGGACGCCGCCTGCTCGCGCGGCGCGAAGGTGGGAAGCCTGGGCAAGCTCGCCGCCAACTACCTGGAGTTCAACAAGGTCTACGCGCCGCAAGCGGGAACCTACCGCGTCACGGTCATCTACCTCAGCGGCGAGGCGCGATCGGCCACGGTGAGCGTCAATGGCAAGGACTCCCTGCTCAACGGCATGAATTCGGGATCGTTCACCAAACGGGATTCGGTGACCTTCCCGGTGGTGCTCAAAAAGGGCTTGAACACCATCCGCTTTTCCAACGCCACCGCCTTCATGCCAGATTTTGACGCCATCCGGGTGAATGTGAACAGCGGGATCGCCGCCACCGACCCGTCCACCCTCCAAGCCTTCTGGAGCCGGGAGGTGCGCCTGGAACCGCACGGTCCTTCCGAACTTCGGGTCTCCACCGATGCCTCGATCCTGGGCGTTTCCGTGCTCGACCTTTCCGGGAAGGTCCGCTGGCTTGGAGATTCACGTGTGATCCAAACCGGAAGCCTCCAGGCGGGCACCTACTTGGCGAAGATTCGTACCGCCCAGGGCGAACAGGTGAAGACCTTCACCAAGCTGTGA